A portion of the Clostridium gelidum genome contains these proteins:
- a CDS encoding sigma-54-dependent Fis family transcriptional regulator, translating into MEDYIKEAHKRSISKGILLKNSFSTKILDGFELENILDKNKELILVATPFINKLYNFVRGSGFFAVLCDREGCILNVIGDEKILDEASELKMIKGAYMDEAHIGTNAMSLVVSEQIPIQISGKEHLISAYHKWTCSAAPIKDINGDIIGSIDLTGYIGNAHPHTLGMVVAAADAIEKMLKINKYNLMLEISKKRLETTFNSISLGILTCDLIGNITTMNKQATRMFGYREHEKRKIKIPDMIQNWNEIIEHIKARNNYIDEDIYINTKINKVQYALTLYPIYNSKMNIEEITIIIHELKKSKKFSGKILNGQAIYTFEQVIGKNEKFMKIVAYAKKIADSKSTVLITGESGTGKEVFAQAIHNYSIRNDDPFIAVNCGAIPRTLIESELFGYEDGAFTGAKKGGSVGKFEIAEGGTVFLDEIGEMPIDMQVKLLRVIEAGVITRIGSSIEIPIDVRIIAATNRNLKNEVESGNFRKDLYYRLNVLPIYLPPLREHSEDIPEFINYYMEKISKKLNKQGVNISNEYMKYLIDYDWPGNVRELENVIELMINSEEPVINFGDSVDEVQKIIVNLNTNVSLELMEKQHIIKVLQDVKGNMTLAANILEIGRNTLYRKIEKFDIDCSKIDHCSKVER; encoded by the coding sequence ATGGAAGATTACATTAAAGAGGCACATAAGAGATCTATATCAAAAGGGATATTATTAAAAAATTCGTTTAGTACTAAGATATTAGATGGTTTTGAACTTGAAAATATACTAGATAAAAATAAAGAACTTATTTTAGTAGCAACACCTTTTATAAATAAGTTGTATAACTTTGTGAGAGGATCTGGTTTTTTTGCGGTATTATGCGATAGAGAAGGTTGCATTTTAAATGTAATAGGAGATGAAAAAATATTAGATGAAGCTTCAGAGCTCAAAATGATTAAAGGTGCATACATGGATGAAGCTCATATTGGAACTAATGCAATGAGCCTTGTAGTATCAGAACAAATACCAATTCAGATTTCTGGAAAGGAACATTTAATTTCTGCATATCATAAATGGACGTGTTCTGCAGCACCTATTAAGGATATAAATGGAGATATTATTGGAAGTATTGACTTAACTGGATATATAGGAAATGCTCATCCACATACATTGGGAATGGTAGTTGCTGCAGCAGATGCAATAGAAAAAATGCTTAAAATAAACAAATATAATTTAATGCTTGAAATTTCAAAAAAACGATTAGAAACAACCTTTAATTCAATTTCTTTAGGAATTTTAACTTGTGATTTAATTGGAAATATTACAACCATGAATAAGCAAGCAACAAGAATGTTTGGTTACAGAGAGCATGAAAAGAGAAAAATCAAAATTCCTGATATGATTCAAAACTGGAATGAAATAATTGAACATATTAAAGCCAGGAATAACTATATTGATGAAGATATATACATAAATACAAAAATCAATAAAGTACAATATGCTCTTACTTTGTACCCAATATACAATTCGAAAATGAACATTGAAGAAATTACTATTATAATTCATGAATTAAAAAAGAGTAAGAAGTTTTCTGGAAAAATATTAAATGGACAAGCTATATATACATTTGAACAAGTTATCGGGAAAAATGAAAAATTCATGAAGATTGTTGCTTATGCTAAAAAGATTGCAGACAGTAAATCTACAGTATTAATAACTGGAGAAAGTGGTACTGGAAAGGAAGTTTTTGCTCAAGCTATTCATAATTATAGTATCCGCAATGATGACCCTTTTATTGCAGTAAATTGTGGTGCAATTCCAAGGACGCTTATAGAATCAGAATTATTTGGTTATGAGGATGGAGCATTTACTGGAGCGAAAAAAGGTGGTAGTGTTGGTAAATTTGAAATAGCTGAGGGAGGTACGGTTTTCTTAGATGAAATAGGAGAAATGCCTATTGATATGCAAGTTAAATTATTAAGAGTAATTGAAGCAGGTGTGATAACTAGAATAGGAAGTTCAATAGAAATACCTATTGATGTAAGAATTATAGCAGCCACAAATAGAAATCTTAAAAATGAAGTAGAAAGCGGTAATTTTAGAAAAGATCTTTATTATAGGTTAAATGTTTTGCCTATATATTTACCACCTCTTAGAGAACACAGTGAAGATATACCAGAATTCATAAATTATTATATGGAGAAAATTTCTAAAAAGCTTAATAAGCAAGGTGTTAATATTTCTAATGAATATATGAAATATCTTATAGATTATGACTGGCCTGGAAATGTAAGAGAATTAGAAAATGTAATCGAACTAATGATAAATTCTGAAGAGCCAGTTATTAATTTTGGTGATAGTGTGGATGAAGTTCAAAAGATTATAGTTAATTTAAACACAAATGTTAGTTTGGAACTGATGGAAAAACAGCATATAATTAAAGTTTTACAAGATGTGAAAGGAAATATGACCTTAGCTGCAAATATATTAGAGATCGGAAGAAACACTTTATATAGAAAAATTGAAAAATTTGATATAGATTGTTCCAAAATTGATCACTGTTCTAAAGTGGAACGGTAA
- a CDS encoding methyl-accepting chemotaxis protein, with product MDVLTTLKSNLELFKKLNPLDCAIIITDDKGTILEYVKGKTFNLNIVVNSKVSQAGSVAKCLNTGKEFHISLPSEVYGIPIRAIAIPIFDNNKLIGAISTCTTLIAQETLQNVSQNIASTAEEITATTEEVASSAMSLSENLENLKDKTQDVVNEIKGTENILSFINTIASNTNLLGLNAAIEAARAGEHGLGFAVVSKEIRKMADNSANSAKDIKKILANIQEKSANMLKLINETSTLGEHQSIATKEIASAIEALASSAMNLEEISKTI from the coding sequence ATGGACGTATTAACTACATTAAAATCAAATCTTGAATTATTTAAAAAACTAAATCCATTAGATTGTGCAATAATTATAACTGATGATAAAGGAACTATTTTAGAATATGTTAAGGGTAAAACTTTTAACTTAAATATTGTTGTCAATTCTAAAGTTTCACAAGCAGGTTCTGTTGCTAAGTGCCTTAATACAGGTAAAGAATTTCACATAAGTTTACCAAGTGAAGTGTACGGAATTCCTATAAGAGCAATTGCAATTCCTATTTTCGATAATAATAAATTAATAGGTGCTATATCAACATGTACCACTTTAATCGCACAAGAAACTTTACAAAATGTTTCGCAAAACATTGCATCAACAGCTGAAGAAATAACAGCAACAACTGAAGAAGTAGCATCTTCTGCAATGTCATTGTCGGAGAATTTAGAAAATTTAAAAGATAAAACTCAAGATGTCGTAAATGAAATAAAAGGTACAGAGAATATTTTGAGTTTTATTAATACTATAGCTTCAAACACTAATTTATTGGGACTTAATGCAGCCATAGAAGCAGCTAGGGCTGGTGAGCATGGGCTAGGTTTTGCTGTTGTGTCAAAAGAAATCCGTAAAATGGCAGATAATAGTGCAAATTCAGCTAAAGATATCAAGAAAATTTTAGCAAATATTCAAGAAAAATCAGCCAATATGCTAAAGCTTATTAATGAAACTTCGACTCTTGGAGAACATCAATCTATAGCAACTAAAGAAATAGCATCAGCAATTGAAGCATTGGCTTCTTCAGCTATGAATTTAGAGGAGATATCTAAAACTATTTAG
- a CDS encoding ABC transporter ATP-binding protein, whose translation MESIVLKYENISKKYNGHTILDNINLSVMKGEAIVLVGENGCGKSTLIKILSGLTKPSGGTIRTSLNTKLGLIPDHFEKINLSIPKFMMHMQAMEGNGNKPEILQKYYHDFYLENMLDTPMKYLSKGTLQKVAVIQALISNKDVLFMDEPLSGQDTMSQCNFIEEMRRRKEDGMAIVMACHEANLIEELADRILQLKNGKLVDGTEYIYGHQKPRCIFLVQYKDERFNITDLIQDYTKAEEKITISKCGEMCKIEADKEYSKQLFQLFLTEDVHIIKYEEIMELC comes from the coding sequence ATGGAATCTATAGTTTTAAAATATGAGAATATCAGTAAAAAATATAATGGCCACACTATACTGGATAATATAAATCTATCTGTAATGAAGGGCGAAGCAATTGTTCTTGTTGGTGAAAATGGGTGTGGTAAGAGTACATTGATTAAAATTCTATCTGGACTTACAAAGCCGTCAGGCGGAACAATTAGGACTAGCTTAAATACAAAATTAGGATTAATACCTGATCATTTTGAAAAAATAAATTTATCTATTCCTAAGTTTATGATGCATATGCAAGCTATGGAGGGAAATGGAAACAAACCTGAAATATTGCAGAAATATTATCATGATTTTTATTTAGAGAACATGTTAGATACTCCTATGAAATATTTGTCAAAGGGAACCTTGCAAAAAGTAGCTGTTATACAGGCACTAATAAGTAATAAGGATGTATTATTTATGGATGAACCGTTATCAGGGCAAGATACTATGTCTCAGTGTAATTTTATAGAAGAAATGCGTAGAAGAAAAGAAGATGGAATGGCAATAGTAATGGCGTGTCATGAAGCTAATTTAATTGAAGAACTTGCAGATAGAATCTTGCAACTTAAAAATGGAAAGTTGGTGGATGGAACAGAATATATTTATGGTCATCAAAAACCAAGATGTATATTTTTAGTACAGTATAAGGATGAACGATTTAACATAACTGATTTAATTCAAGATTATACAAAAGCAGAAGAAAAGATTACTATAAGCAAATGTGGGGAAATGTGCAAAATAGAGGCTGACAAAGAATACTCAAAGCAATTATTTCAATTGTTTTTGACAGAAGATGTTCATATCATAAAGTATGAGGAGATTATGGAATTATGTTAA
- a CDS encoding tyrosine-type recombinase/integrase, whose translation MINSISNYKEYLSESGKSENTIYAYVTDVSIYLKFLNRKEIDLYKSDKLTIMSYIQNLTTLGKSERSINRIVISLRNFYSYLKGETLIKEVPKIEYKSSKNNRKLPQILTIEEVDKIIRIVEKDCSKGVRDNALLELMYATGMKVSEMISLNVEDVNLDLNFVRCTDNRHLERLIPIGRSASRAITEYLNIRYKIAQCGVSNLFVNLNGNKLTRQGIWRIVKEYARKAGIDKDVNLNTFRHSFAVHLLQNGANVRAVQKLLGNQVLTYMDTYYEIINNDKINYIYMHTHPRA comes from the coding sequence ATGATAAATAGTATAAGTAATTATAAGGAGTATTTGTCGGAGAGTGGCAAAAGTGAAAATACTATATACGCATATGTGACTGATGTAAGTATATATCTCAAATTCTTAAATAGAAAAGAAATAGATTTATATAAGAGTGATAAATTAACAATTATGTCGTATATACAAAATCTCACAACTCTGGGCAAATCCGAAAGATCTATAAATAGAATAGTCATAAGCCTCAGAAATTTCTACTCATACTTAAAAGGTGAAACTTTAATAAAGGAAGTTCCCAAAATAGAATACAAGAGTTCCAAAAATAACAGAAAGTTACCACAAATTTTAACCATTGAAGAAGTAGATAAAATAATTAGAATAGTTGAAAAGGATTGCTCAAAAGGAGTACGTGATAATGCATTATTAGAATTAATGTATGCTACTGGAATGAAGGTTTCTGAAATGATTTCATTAAATGTAGAGGATGTTAATCTTGATTTGAATTTTGTGAGATGTACAGATAATAGGCATTTGGAAAGACTTATACCTATAGGAAGAAGTGCTTCTAGGGCAATAACAGAGTATTTAAATATAAGATATAAGATAGCACAATGTGGAGTATCAAATCTTTTTGTAAACTTAAATGGTAATAAACTCACAAGACAAGGAATTTGGAGAATTGTTAAAGAATATGCTAGAAAAGCTGGTATAGATAAGGATGTTAATTTAAATACCTTTAGGCATTCCTTTGCAGTCCATCTACTTCAAAATGGAGCAAATGTAAGAGCAGTCCAAAAGTTATTAGGGAATCAAGTTCTAACATATATGGACACATATTATGAGATAATAAACAATGATAAAATCAACTATATATACATGCATACACATCCAAGGGCTTGA
- a CDS encoding molybdopterin-binding protein, producing the protein MKSVSVEESIGMVLCHDLTKIVPGEFHGVAFKKGHVITEDDIPKMLDIGKRKIYVWEMQEGIIHENEAGERMAISSAGKEILFTEPSEGKVKLLAKCNGLLKVNYKTLEKLNTIEEAMIATLHTDIIVKKGSVVAGTRIIPLFIDKLKIEQIEKVCREEGPIIWVEPLKTMKVGIITTGSEVYTGRITDKFGPVIRDKIAEIGSEVIKQIFVSDSVSMIEDGINELLASGAEMIVVTGGMSVDPDDVTPAGIREAGATIISYGAPVLPGAMFLIAYKNDIPILGLPGCVMYNKRTIFDLILPKIAAGEKIKREDITKLGHGGMCLDCEVCTFPACSFGKW; encoded by the coding sequence ATGAAGTCTGTTTCGGTTGAAGAATCAATAGGCATGGTATTATGTCATGATTTGACAAAAATTGTTCCTGGAGAATTTCATGGAGTTGCATTCAAAAAGGGTCATGTAATAACTGAAGATGACATACCTAAAATGTTAGATATAGGGAAAAGAAAGATTTATGTTTGGGAAATGCAGGAGGGGATAATTCATGAAAATGAAGCAGGCGAAAGGATGGCAATATCATCAGCCGGTAAGGAAATTCTCTTTACTGAACCTTCTGAAGGAAAGGTAAAATTATTAGCTAAGTGTAATGGTTTACTAAAAGTGAACTATAAAACTTTAGAAAAGCTTAATACAATAGAGGAAGCAATGATTGCTACATTACATACTGATATTATAGTAAAAAAAGGAAGTGTTGTTGCAGGAACAAGAATAATACCTTTGTTTATTGATAAACTTAAAATTGAACAAATTGAAAAAGTTTGTAGAGAAGAAGGCCCTATTATTTGGGTGGAACCATTAAAAACTATGAAGGTTGGAATAATTACAACTGGTAGTGAAGTTTATACTGGTAGAATAACAGATAAATTTGGACCTGTTATTAGAGATAAAATTGCTGAAATAGGAAGTGAAGTTATAAAGCAAATCTTTGTTTCAGATAGTGTGAGTATGATTGAGGATGGAATAAATGAGTTATTGGCAAGCGGAGCTGAAATGATTGTTGTAACTGGTGGAATGTCAGTAGATCCTGATGATGTTACGCCAGCTGGAATAAGGGAAGCTGGAGCAACTATTATTTCCTATGGAGCACCAGTACTTCCTGGAGCAATGTTTTTAATAGCATACAAAAATGATATACCGATATTAGGACTTCCAGGTTGTGTCATGTATAACAAGAGAACAATATTTGATCTTATTCTTCCAAAGATTGCAGCGGGAGAAAAGATAAAAAGAGAAGATATTACAAAGCTTGGACATGGAGGCATGTGTTTGGATTGTGAAGTTTGTACTTTTCCAGCTTGCAGTTTTGGTAAATGGTGA
- a CDS encoding alpha/beta fold hydrolase — MQRYSLDLLKEDHIKELKEGKRKLTIKRVITTIIIMLLIVAIWQRIIIEKETNILLSQGEVFDINNHNMYIHSTGSGRNTVVFVSGSRTPSSFTDFYRLQMELQPYARIVSFDNAGFGWKWNQQHEI; from the coding sequence ATGCAACGCTACAGTTTGGATTTACTAAAGGAGGACCATATAAAAGAATTAAAAGAGGGTAAAAGAAAATTAACAATAAAACGAGTTATCACTACAATTATAATAATGCTTTTAATTGTAGCAATTTGGCAAAGAATAATTATTGAAAAAGAAACAAATATATTATTATCTCAGGGAGAAGTATTTGATATTAATAATCACAATATGTATATACATTCTACAGGAAGTGGAAGAAATACTGTTGTCTTTGTGTCAGGATCAAGAACACCAAGTTCGTTTACTGATTTTTACAGATTGCAAATGGAACTGCAGCCGTATGCAAGAATAGTAAGCTTTGATAACGCCGGATTTGGATGGAAGTGGAATCAACAACATGAAATATAA
- a CDS encoding histidine kinase N-terminal 7TM domain-containing protein — MNLNNVLSFMLLVSALMLLFIGYFSWKRKMVYVSISLMPVSIYAFGYGLEILGTSIEWVKFWIKIEYIGVAFLPVAWLMFALNFTGHKEKIKKSTFMLLNIVPVITLIMNYTNDFHHMFYKKLYMNNNGIFPIVELIKGPWYWLNIAYTYAIMVIGLIIFISAYFKSVSIIRKQILLLIIAWVIPWISDIVYMMHLIPFDVDLCPLAFSFSGIISSFAILKFKLIKLTPIALEKVFSNMLDGVIILDSENNIVNFNNSSKNIISELKDIEPGDQKIDVVLKKYETILKAVNSDSYNESLISIKNKDQLRYYNMNINYVYENTGESIGKILIFNDITEMELQQKKLSDSLNFLEILMNAIPYPIYSKDEQGVYNHCNIALTKYLGIKEEEFIGNTSYEVFEEKSAEAYEKEDKNLMETKESQIYEAKLRHNDGTDHDVIFSKSLTVSEEGNNKGVVGVIMDISEEKKNREKIEKLSKLKEAMLKIGYSINEISNINDLLQLILNEVINCVDERSYGSVLLLDKDKNLKIAVAKGYDEDEIKTFSVKLEDHFAWFNNGGEINKTVIINGIDEMKDINMLDTSEEIKIKSTISSPIIIDGELYGFLNIDSEYNNIFDEGDLELMEYMRNQVAIAISKHKLYEEILYLSRYDKLTHIYNRRYFEQLVYTDIYNENLDTKEFFVAVFDLNDLKFVNDNYGHLAGDELIKAFSKGLSSIVKDFDIIGRFGGDEFIGVFLNENSQGLINRFEELSENFKNNPIIFRENKIVCSYSYGIVSFPGEGREFDELIKIADERMYEYKRIVKMKREQTLMRC; from the coding sequence TTGAACTTAAATAATGTACTTAGTTTTATGTTATTAGTATCAGCATTAATGCTACTTTTTATAGGATATTTTTCATGGAAAAGAAAGATGGTATATGTTTCTATATCTTTGATGCCGGTATCAATTTATGCATTTGGATATGGCTTAGAAATATTAGGTACAAGTATTGAATGGGTAAAGTTTTGGATTAAAATAGAATATATTGGTGTGGCATTTTTACCTGTAGCTTGGTTAATGTTTGCACTTAATTTTACTGGGCATAAGGAGAAAATTAAAAAGAGTACTTTCATGTTACTAAATATTGTACCTGTTATAACATTAATAATGAATTATACAAATGATTTTCATCATATGTTTTATAAAAAATTATATATGAACAATAATGGTATTTTCCCAATTGTAGAACTAATAAAAGGACCTTGGTATTGGCTAAATATTGCTTATACATATGCTATTATGGTTATAGGGCTAATAATTTTTATATCAGCTTATTTTAAATCAGTATCAATAATAAGAAAACAGATATTACTTTTAATAATAGCCTGGGTAATTCCATGGATTTCAGATATTGTTTATATGATGCACTTGATACCCTTTGATGTTGATTTATGTCCACTTGCATTTTCTTTTTCGGGAATAATTTCCAGTTTTGCCATATTAAAATTTAAACTTATAAAACTTACACCAATAGCATTGGAGAAAGTCTTTTCTAATATGCTAGATGGGGTAATTATACTAGATTCTGAAAATAATATAGTTAATTTTAACAATTCATCAAAAAATATTATTTCAGAATTGAAGGATATAGAACCCGGTGATCAAAAAATTGATGTGGTACTAAAGAAATATGAAACAATACTAAAAGCTGTAAATAGTGATTCTTATAATGAAAGTTTAATAAGTATAAAAAATAAAGATCAATTAAGATATTATAATATGAATATTAACTATGTATATGAAAATACTGGTGAAAGCATTGGAAAAATACTAATTTTTAATGATATTACTGAGATGGAACTGCAGCAGAAAAAGTTGTCTGATAGTCTTAATTTTCTTGAGATTCTTATGAATGCAATTCCTTATCCAATATACTCTAAAGATGAACAGGGAGTATATAATCATTGTAATATTGCGTTAACAAAATATTTAGGAATTAAGGAAGAAGAATTTATAGGAAATACTTCTTATGAAGTATTTGAAGAGAAATCAGCAGAAGCTTATGAAAAAGAAGATAAGAATTTAATGGAGACAAAAGAATCTCAAATTTATGAAGCAAAGCTTAGGCATAATGATGGTACAGATCATGATGTGATTTTTAGTAAATCACTTACTGTAAGCGAAGAGGGGAATAATAAAGGCGTAGTTGGCGTTATAATGGATATCTCAGAAGAAAAAAAGAATAGAGAAAAAATAGAGAAATTATCAAAGTTAAAAGAAGCTATGCTTAAGATAGGTTATTCTATTAATGAAATATCTAATATTAATGATTTACTTCAATTAATACTTAATGAAGTTATTAATTGTGTTGATGAAAGAAGTTATGGTTCAGTATTGCTTTTAGATAAGGATAAAAATTTAAAAATAGCTGTAGCTAAAGGTTATGATGAAGACGAGATTAAAACATTTTCAGTAAAACTTGAAGATCACTTTGCATGGTTTAATAATGGGGGGGAAATAAATAAAACAGTTATTATTAATGGCATTGATGAAATGAAAGATATAAATATGTTAGATACATCAGAAGAAATAAAAATAAAATCTACTATTAGTTCGCCAATTATTATAGATGGCGAATTGTATGGATTTCTTAATATTGACAGTGAGTATAATAATATATTTGACGAAGGTGATTTAGAATTAATGGAATACATGAGAAATCAAGTTGCCATTGCCATATCTAAACATAAACTTTATGAGGAAATTCTATATTTATCTAGATACGATAAATTAACCCATATATATAATAGGAGGTATTTTGAACAATTAGTTTATACTGATATTTATAATGAGAATTTAGATACAAAAGAATTTTTTGTAGCAGTTTTTGATTTAAATGATTTGAAATTTGTTAATGATAATTATGGTCATTTAGCTGGTGATGAATTGATTAAAGCATTTTCAAAAGGCTTAAGTAGTATAGTTAAAGACTTTGATATTATAGGAAGATTTGGAGGCGACGAATTTATCGGAGTTTTTTTAAATGAAAATTCTCAAGGTTTAATTAATAGATTTGAAGAATTATCTGAGAACTTTAAAAATAATCCAATAATCTTTCGAGAAAACAAAATTGTTTGCAGCTATAGTTATGGCATTGTTAGTTTTCCTGGAGAGGGAAGGGAATTTGATGAGCTAATAAAGATTGCTGATGAACGTATGTATGAATATAAGCGTATAGTAAAAATGAAAAGAGAACAAACATTGATGAGATGTTAG
- a CDS encoding DUF3795 domain-containing protein, whose protein sequence is MKKKGLLEKIAPCSLMCHTCIAYEDGVISQTAKQLSKYTEGICEFYEKHSPNEIERFKVFQEELAKYSAGKCSGCRNKEHLGCSIKGCFILDCTKERDIDYCGECAEFPCDKMQKIFEEEVYMQWLKGNREIKNWGIEVFWEKNCERPHYKAYKEN, encoded by the coding sequence GTGAAGAAAAAAGGATTACTAGAAAAAATAGCTCCATGTTCTTTGATGTGTCATACCTGTATTGCTTATGAAGATGGGGTGATTTCTCAAACAGCAAAACAATTATCAAAATATACGGAAGGTATCTGTGAATTTTATGAAAAGCATTCTCCAAATGAGATTGAACGATTTAAAGTCTTTCAAGAAGAGTTGGCAAAGTATAGTGCAGGTAAGTGTTCGGGATGTCGCAACAAAGAACATCTTGGATGTAGTATAAAGGGATGCTTTATTCTTGATTGTACAAAAGAACGTGATATTGATTATTGCGGTGAATGTGCTGAATTTCCTTGTGATAAAATGCAGAAAATTTTTGAAGAAGAAGTATATATGCAATGGCTTAAAGGCAATCGGGAAATTAAAAATTGGGGAATAGAAGTTTTTTGGGAAAAAAATTGTGAAAGACCACATTATAAGGCATATAAAGAAAACTGA
- the spoIIM gene encoding stage II sporulation protein M, which produces MNFLLTKLNDTFRDKKAYFFIVLIMFCLGISFGLYTVKYMGASDRNDLMNYFSSFSNSIANEPVNYGNLLFEVIKKNILLIVPIFILGLTFFGAPIILILDLLKGFSLGYTFSFMVTTFEGKGIGLALVSVIPQNLIYIPCFIALSVISLSMSTEKFKGKFFKRGKNKNSFLDGILNKLIIIIILFLIGMLIETYLSPSLIKFVTKRFYS; this is translated from the coding sequence ATGAATTTTTTACTTACTAAATTAAATGATACTTTTAGGGATAAAAAGGCCTATTTTTTTATTGTACTCATAATGTTTTGTTTAGGAATATCCTTTGGACTTTATACTGTAAAATACATGGGAGCTAGTGATAGGAATGATTTAATGAACTATTTTTCTAGTTTCAGTAATTCTATAGCAAATGAACCTGTTAACTATGGAAATTTATTATTTGAGGTTATTAAGAAAAATATACTGTTAATTGTACCTATATTTATATTAGGTTTAACTTTTTTTGGAGCTCCTATAATATTGATTTTAGATTTATTAAAAGGGTTTTCACTGGGGTATACTTTTTCTTTTATGGTAACTACTTTTGAAGGCAAGGGAATTGGACTAGCCTTAGTATCTGTTATTCCTCAAAATTTAATATATATTCCATGTTTTATAGCATTAAGTGTGATTAGTTTGTCTATGTCTACAGAAAAATTCAAGGGAAAGTTTTTCAAACGTGGGAAAAATAAAAATTCTTTTTTAGATGGTATATTAAATAAGTTAATTATAATTATAATATTATTTTTAATAGGAATGTTAATTGAAACTTATTTATCGCCATCTTTAATAAAATTTGTGACTAAGCGGTTCTATTCGTAA